One segment of candidate division WOR-3 bacterium DNA contains the following:
- a CDS encoding alpha/beta hydrolase, with amino-acid sequence MLKRFAGLVLPVALLLLFASGCKPTAAKGVAGLWQGTLKVQGTELRIVFHVNQAADGKLSATLDSPDQGATGIAVDECSFGNGKLTLAVKSIAGGFEGMLKNDSTIEGKWNQGGMSLPLVLKRIEKVAAALRPQEPKRPYPYKDEEVTLENQTAGITLAGTLTLPETGGPFAAAVLITGSGPQSRDEEVFGHKPFLVLSDYLTRQGIAVLRCDDRGVGKSGGDSKAATTADFATDALAAFEYLRTRKEIDPKRIGLIGHSEGGVIAPMVANLAPDVAYVVLMAGTGIPGDSVLMLQSRLVAKAEGASESTLAKSAVAQRALLDLAKSNLDSAGRAARLKPLLKEAISQLSPADSHAINSSDTSNQAVEQQIKAVLTPWFHYFLNYDPRPALTKLRQPVLAIVGEKDVQVAPKENLAAIDAALKAGGNKDYLTKELPGLNHLFQTATTGGVSEYAKIEETISPTALKVMGDWILARVRTQK; translated from the coding sequence ATGCTGAAACGGTTCGCAGGACTCGTTCTGCCCGTCGCCCTTCTGCTCCTGTTTGCTTCCGGCTGCAAGCCCACTGCTGCCAAAGGCGTTGCCGGCCTGTGGCAGGGCACGCTGAAGGTGCAGGGGACCGAACTCCGCATCGTGTTCCACGTCAACCAGGCTGCCGACGGCAAGCTGAGCGCGACCCTGGACAGTCCGGACCAGGGCGCGACCGGTATTGCGGTCGACGAGTGTTCGTTCGGCAACGGCAAGCTGACGCTGGCCGTGAAGTCCATCGCCGGCGGGTTCGAAGGGATGCTGAAGAACGACAGCACGATCGAGGGGAAATGGAACCAGGGAGGCATGTCCCTGCCGCTGGTGCTCAAGCGGATTGAGAAGGTCGCGGCGGCGCTCCGGCCGCAGGAGCCGAAGCGGCCGTACCCGTACAAGGATGAGGAAGTGACCTTGGAGAACCAGACCGCGGGTATCACGCTCGCCGGGACTCTGACCCTGCCGGAAACGGGCGGCCCGTTTGCCGCCGCCGTGCTCATCACCGGCTCCGGCCCGCAGAGCCGAGATGAAGAGGTCTTCGGCCACAAGCCGTTCCTGGTCCTGTCCGACTACCTGACCCGGCAGGGAATCGCGGTGCTGCGCTGCGATGACCGCGGGGTCGGCAAGTCCGGCGGGGACAGCAAGGCCGCCACCACTGCCGACTTCGCCACCGACGCACTGGCAGCGTTCGAGTATCTGAGGACCCGCAAGGAGATCGACCCGAAGCGCATCGGTCTCATCGGGCACAGCGAGGGCGGCGTGATCGCGCCGATGGTGGCCAACCTGGCCCCGGACGTGGCCTATGTCGTGCTGATGGCCGGGACCGGCATACCGGGTGACTCGGTCCTGATGCTGCAGTCACGACTCGTGGCGAAGGCCGAAGGCGCGTCCGAATCGACTCTGGCGAAGAGCGCGGTTGCCCAGCGCGCCCTGCTCGACCTCGCCAAGTCCAACCTGGACAGCGCGGGCCGGGCGGCGAGGCTCAAACCGTTGCTCAAAGAAGCGATATCGCAACTCAGCCCGGCCGACAGCCACGCCATCAACTCGTCCGACACCTCGAACCAGGCAGTCGAGCAGCAGATCAAGGCCGTGCTCACGCCCTGGTTCCACTACTTCCTGAACTACGATCCCCGCCCGGCGCTGACCAAGCTGCGTCAGCCGGTGCTGGCCATTGTCGGCGAGAAGGACGTGCAGGTCGCGCCCAAAGAGAACCTCGCGGCCATCGACGCCGCGCTCAAAGCCGGCGGCAACAAGGACTATCTGACAAAGGAATTGCCGGGATTGAACCACCTGTTCCAGACCGCGACCACCGGCGGGGTGAGCGAGTACGCGAAGATAGAAGAGACCATCTCCCCCACCGCGCTAAAGGTGATGGGCGACTGGATTCTGGCGCGCGTCCGCACGCAGAAGTAG
- the amrS gene encoding AmmeMemoRadiSam system radical SAM enzyme — protein MVKSAALFVLAALLLNASAPGTRASSSPTREAEYYRRLDNKLVACDLCPRRCVIQPGGRGACRVRENRDGRLYSVVYGRPCSVGKEPIEKAPFFHFLPGRQRLTIATAGCNQSCKYCQNWELSQARPEEVQNHDLSPAEVVALAVKEKAPIICFTYTEPVVFYEYVMDIARLARAQGIRTAVVTGAYVNPEPLRELCSAVDAIKIDLKGFTPEFYRNVCGSTLEPVLEACRTVAQSGTHLELVNLVVPALNDDTATIRKMCRWIRENVGDTVPVHFTRFHPDYRLQNSPPTPTATLEGAVAIARSEHLQFTYVGNVPGHQAENTCCPACGRTLVRRSGYSVVENRVKDGKCPFCGVRVAGVWQ, from the coding sequence ATGGTCAAGTCGGCCGCCCTGTTCGTGCTCGCGGCGCTGCTGCTGAACGCGAGTGCGCCCGGCACGCGTGCTTCGTCATCCCCCACCCGTGAGGCAGAATACTACCGCCGACTGGACAACAAGCTGGTTGCCTGCGACCTCTGCCCGCGCCGGTGCGTCATTCAACCGGGCGGGCGCGGCGCCTGCCGGGTCAGGGAGAACCGCGACGGCCGGCTCTACTCTGTCGTCTACGGCCGCCCCTGCTCGGTCGGCAAGGAGCCGATTGAGAAGGCGCCGTTCTTTCATTTTCTCCCCGGCCGCCAGCGCCTCACCATCGCCACTGCCGGCTGCAACCAGTCGTGCAAGTACTGCCAGAACTGGGAGCTGTCGCAGGCCCGGCCGGAAGAGGTGCAGAATCACGACCTCTCCCCGGCTGAAGTAGTCGCCCTGGCCGTCAAAGAGAAGGCACCCATCATCTGCTTCACCTACACGGAGCCCGTCGTCTTCTACGAGTACGTGATGGACATCGCCCGTCTGGCCCGGGCGCAAGGCATCCGCACGGCCGTGGTCACCGGCGCCTACGTCAACCCGGAGCCGCTCAGAGAGCTCTGCTCGGCGGTCGACGCCATCAAGATCGACCTGAAGGGCTTCACGCCCGAGTTCTACCGCAACGTCTGCGGCTCGACTCTCGAACCCGTGCTCGAAGCCTGCCGGACGGTGGCGCAGAGCGGCACGCACCTGGAACTCGTGAACCTCGTCGTCCCGGCCCTGAACGACGACACCGCGACGATTCGGAAGATGTGCCGCTGGATCAGGGAGAACGTCGGCGACACGGTCCCGGTCCATTTCACCCGGTTCCATCCCGACTACCGGCTCCAGAACTCGCCACCAACGCCGACCGCCACCCTCGAAGGCGCCGTCGCCATCGCCCGTTCCGAGCACCTCCAGTTCACCTATGTCGGCAACGTCCCCGGCCACCAGGCCGAGAACACGTGCTGCCCCGCCTGCGGCCGGACCCTGGTCCGGCGCAGCGGCTACTCGGTAGTCGAGAACCGGGTTAAAGACGGCAAGTGCCCGTTCTGCGGCGTGCGCGTCGCGGGAGTCTGGCAGTGA
- a CDS encoding PEGA domain-containing protein, whose translation MLPLYMLLLLSGLSPADSGYLTVRSNSAGIAVYLDGEYLGRTPVEMHRVPPGEHSVSIISNDSLENVYWRIREGKLGAKLSSLWRLAAVNAGTASVRVQGGMLTEMTIDYGRVLNAPTEAKLIACGSIGGLFLLGAVVGFLVHLLAFD comes from the coding sequence GTGCTACCCCTATACATGCTGTTGCTTCTGTCCGGCCTCTCCCCGGCCGATTCCGGCTATCTGACCGTAAGGTCGAACTCGGCCGGCATCGCGGTCTACCTTGACGGCGAATACCTGGGCCGGACGCCGGTGGAGATGCACCGCGTGCCGCCCGGCGAGCACTCGGTGTCGATCATCTCGAACGACAGCCTCGAGAATGTCTACTGGCGCATCCGCGAGGGCAAACTTGGCGCCAAGCTCTCTTCGCTTTGGCGACTGGCCGCGGTCAACGCCGGCACCGCCTCGGTCCGGGTCCAAGGCGGCATGCTGACGGAAATGACCATTGACTACGGCCGGGTGCTGAACGCGCCTACCGAAGCCAAGCTCATTGCCTGCGGCTCCATCGGCGGGCTCTTCCTGTTGGGGGCCGTGGTCGGATTCCTGGTGCACCTGCTCGCGTTCGATTGA
- a CDS encoding DUF362 domain-containing protein, translating to MPVLRRARRGSLAVNPAVVYFVPPERATAGVGAILEATGYFNRLRPKKRVGIKVHFGEQGNRNHLRPEFVRAAAIATSYYNLQPVVIETTALYRGRRQQATEHLQLAREHGFTIDNVLAPLEILDGRHGEKSYAVPLDSALVPVARLAQGLRRIRYIINLAHFKGHMVAGFGGVIKNLAMGLAAKAGKLEMHSQSKPWIDAEKCNSCGDCVDYCPADAINFVQYVARIGFGCTGCGGCLAICKRNAVKFDWDAGSETVQLKMVEYARAVLLGRELIHFNFCLNITPNCDCMTRTEKPVTPDVGLFGSLDPVACEQAAWDRVSAKLRPVWPQLKPELLLETAARQGLGTREYQVVQL from the coding sequence GTGCCCGTTCTGCGGCGTGCGCGTCGCGGGAGTCTGGCAGTGAACCCCGCCGTCGTCTACTTCGTTCCGCCGGAGCGCGCGACCGCGGGCGTCGGAGCGATCCTCGAAGCGACCGGCTACTTCAACCGCCTGCGGCCCAAGAAGCGGGTCGGCATCAAAGTCCACTTCGGCGAACAGGGCAACCGGAACCACCTGCGCCCCGAGTTCGTGCGGGCAGCCGCAATTGCGACCAGCTACTACAATCTTCAGCCGGTCGTCATCGAAACCACCGCCCTCTACCGCGGCCGCCGGCAGCAGGCCACCGAACACCTGCAGCTTGCCCGTGAGCACGGATTCACGATTGACAACGTCCTCGCACCGCTCGAGATCCTCGACGGCCGGCACGGCGAGAAGTCCTACGCGGTGCCGCTCGACTCCGCCTTGGTCCCGGTCGCGCGCCTCGCCCAGGGCCTGCGCCGGATTCGCTACATCATCAACCTCGCCCACTTCAAGGGGCACATGGTTGCCGGGTTCGGCGGGGTCATCAAGAACCTCGCCATGGGCCTGGCGGCCAAGGCCGGCAAGCTCGAGATGCACTCCCAGTCCAAGCCGTGGATTGACGCCGAGAAGTGCAACAGTTGCGGCGACTGCGTTGACTACTGCCCCGCAGATGCCATCAACTTCGTCCAGTACGTGGCCCGGATCGGTTTCGGCTGCACCGGTTGCGGCGGCTGCCTGGCCATCTGCAAGCGGAACGCCGTGAAGTTCGACTGGGACGCCGGCTCGGAGACCGTTCAGCTCAAGATGGTCGAATACGCCCGGGCGGTGCTGCTGGGGCGCGAGCTCATCCACTTCAACTTCTGTCTCAACATCACTCCCAACTGCGACTGCATGACTCGCACCGAGAAGCCGGTCACTCCCGACGTCGGTCTGTTCGGTTCCCTCGACCCGGTAGCCTGCGAACAGGCCGCCTGGGACCGCGTCTCTGCCAAACTCAGGCCGGTCTGGCCCCAACTCAAACCGGAACTGCTCCTCGAGACCGCGGCCAGGCAGGGACTTGGTACCCGGGAGTACCAGGTCGTCCAGCTATGA